From Malus sylvestris chromosome 1, drMalSylv7.2, whole genome shotgun sequence:
GTTATAATGCTCCTCAACGATTATTGTTATGAAACTATTAATGTATAAAATCGGGTTGATTTTAAAAcagaggcagattctctgccctcccactttccGTGCCCTCccattttgtgtggtcacagttaagtcacgtcaatattttatattatttttttatagagataataagacaaaacaGAACAGTAATATAAAAGGTTGACGTGGCTTCACAATGACTACACAAACGGGAGGCCACAGAAAGTGGAAGGGCAGAGAACCTACCTCCTTTTAAAACAACGTGAAAGTCAACATGTGACCTTCGCAAAGTTGGTTCGGTCACTATGGAAAAAAAGTTCGAGCATAATGGGGAAAAAGTTCGAGCACGAAATAAGGCACAAAAATTTCGTAATGTATTTACAACGATCAAAACCGTCTATCTCCCATTATTTAAAGGTCATGTGGTTGCACTTCCTTtcgttttggaaaaaaaagtggTATGCACTTCCTTTCGTTTTGGGAAGGGCGGGTGGAGAAGCTTGCTATTTGGTGGAGTGGAAGAGTTTGCTATTACTACTCTTCTGTCAGTAAAGCTATATGTTTTGTTGCTTGTTTTTTAAAGAAATTAGCGAATAAATACTGTACATAAGTACAGGTAATGCTTATTTCATACTTGAACTATACTGTTGCGAAAGATTCCCAGTAGTCGTAGCTGCATTGCTTCCTTAGATTCTAAGCAGTTTCTAATAACTGCTTGTGAGATTCTGAAAAAATGGTTCCTGAAATTCATTTATATGAGTTGGTACCGCGAACTATTTCTGTAAAAAATTACGGCAGACTCGTGCAGAATTTGCGTAGAAGGACATTCGTAAGATGCTTTACTGAAAAGGAAGTTGAGGAGGCCACAAGAAACTACACTTATCATTACTATAACAATGAACGCTACGGAACAGTATACCACACAAAATTAGATGGATGAGGTATCGCCATAAAAAAGTGCAACAGTGTTATTGGTGACCCGTTCATCCAGAGTCAACGTCTGGTTCACGAGGCATTTGTTCTTTCTCAAATCGAACACAAAAATGTGGGAGGCTGTTTGGTTGTTGTTTAGAGACAAAATGGCCCATAATGGTTTATGTCCCCACCAATGCCTTGACTTGTCTTGAGCACTTTGGCAGAAACAACCCTAAACTCTCGTTTGAATCACGAATGAAGATAGCAGCGGAAACTGCAGGAGCTCTAGCGTACTTGCACTCCAAGTCAGTCATACACCGAGATGTGAAGGCAGCGAATATATTCATAAATGATACAACTCACACCGCTAAAGTTTTCAGTTTTGGAGCTTCACGATTGCTTGATGAAGATGAAGGTGAAATGGAAGATGAAGTATCAACTTTGCCAGGGACATTCCAATACTTAGACCCCGAGTATCTTAAATCACACCGGCTAACAAATAAGAGTGATGTCTATAGCTTTGGAGTTGTTCTAGTGGAGCTACTAACACATCAAGAGGCAGTTTCCACTGATGGGCTCGAGAGATCCCTAGCAAACAAGCTTGTTTGTTCAGTGGAAGAGGATCGCTTGGGCCAAATGCTCGATGGTGAGTAATGGAAGACGAGTTTAGTTTCGAGATAGCCAAAAAAAGTGAGCGAGCTTGCTGTAACATGTTTGAGGTCAAGTGGGGAGGAAAGGCCTTCCATGGAAGAAGTAGCTGCGAAGCTCAAGGGAGTAGCGCAGACTGTTAGAAACCGTTAAAAAGCATAGAAACTGTTAGaatattttcaagtttttaacACATTACATAAACCACTCAACTCGATTAATAACTATAACCTTGGCAAGACAAGCCTACTAACATCTGCACACTACTCAAAccctagctctctctctctctctcttatttcttCTCAACTTTTTTTCCAACGTAAAGCTGGACAAACTCTTATTTCCTGGGTAATTGTAAAGTGTGGCAGCTGcacctatttatagaattcggatcctctccggatcctctttgtgagaatctcGGAGATTTGTAACtcatgttcgttcatcgtacatcgtgcggttaattttcatcaaatattgtttgtgttcaattttaaataataaaatttaaaatgatttttgaccgcacgatgtacgatgaatgaccACAATAAACAGATTcccgagatcctcacaaaaaggatctggagaggatccttaTTCCTATTTATAATTCACTAAACTTAGTGACCAAGTAAGACAatagtaataaaataatatgtaaATTATAGACTAAACCTAGGTACATCTATCCCCACTGAAATATGTCAAAATTAACTAGCAACATCAAAGAAAGAACAAATGTTGCCACGTCCAGTGTAGGTCTCCACCTCCAACCTTTGCCGGACTTACAAATCCTACTAATTTGCATGAAGCAATGAAGCCACCTCGAGCTATAAATAGCTTAAAAAACAACATAATTGTAAACATAAAGATAGGTGATTCAATGGTTAAAAACCATGTAAACCGCTTAgacatgaaaaaataaaaagtatatgaaaattAAGGACTGACTTGAGCTTGGAGTTCACAGAATACTTTTAATAGTAAATGTTGTGTTGGATTGAGTTCCTTGTAATGATATATCTCTTCTCTGCACAAATAGCACAATGGCAAAAATGGtagtttatttaaaaaatgaaaaaaaattaaatacagTGAACGATGCTAAGATGAATAAAACTGAAACCCTAGACAACAAATTGATAGCtaggaagaaaggaaaaaaaaacatgcatgAATAAAATTTTGACCACCCTTAATTTATAATTAAGCTAAGCAAATACACAACAAGCTCAACACAATCACAACAATAAGAATTTTCAAATGGTTAAATATATATCACAAAGAAAAGCACATGCATCTAGAGAATTGAATATTATTATCACTACTGTGAATTCAATTTCATTTCAAGCTACTATCTAATAAAACCTTTCAGTCAAGGTTTCTGtaagttaattttaattttattatcaaAACTATTTTTAGTAAATTTTCTTTACATCCTATTACAAATTATTACATCTACTTGGATTTTAATATGCACTGAAGAAATTAAAGTCCTTACATCACAATCTGAATTGAGATCTAGTTCATTGAATCACTATACAATGCGGGGAGAGGCTACCCTGCTCTTGTGGTCTCGTCCCTTCGGGGGATTGAACGTGCCTCCTCCCATTGGATACTGGAGGTGAAGCCCTACAACGCTTAGGACTTCGGCTGTCATGAGGACTCGTTGATCTTCTCTCCAAACTCCTTTCTCTCCTCATGGGTGATCGCTAATGACTGCACATTAGGAAAAAAATAAACGAGTTTCAGCAAAATACCCAGACAAATAATCTGCACACATAGCAATTCGATGTGAAGAACAAAGTGCCGGTTGTCAACTACCTGACAcactccccctcctcctttttccGGCCTTGGGACCGGCagtgtaagataaacttacacaggcggatTTATTAAAAATGTGGACTATATTATAAAAATTTACTACTATAACCTCATTCACTTGAGAAAGCATTACACAGAAATCCAAATTCACCCAGCAAAAATGTGTCTTCTATTTTAGTTGTACCCTCATATCCCACATTCCCGCTCCAAATGCGTAAGAGCCAGTTTGGTGGGTTTTCCTTCATATTAGCCTAATCTTGTGGGCTCCTAGTTTTCCAGAATCCCGGTTTCTCACGTTCAGTTGTTATGAATCCATAACTTGTAACTGTGTCTGATCACGTAAATAATCTCCGATGATATTACCTCTCTCAAGTCTTTGGTGGTATTGCAAAACTAATATCATCATCTATAGCAGTCTGTTGTAGTCAAAGTGTCGCAGTAGTTTCTTAGCCATGCAGAAGCAGATTTGAGGATACGAAGTTCACCATTGAGGAGATCCTGAGCCATTTGCCTCCGGATAGAAAGTCTTTCACAAGTAACTGGAGAACTTATAGGTCCCAAAGACTATGCACACACTCAAGAAGCACAAAAAGGAGTTACTACATTTGTAGTCAGATGCAACATTATGTAAACCATAGAAATGATTATATTAAAATTCCACTCTCTTCATATGTTTATTAATGCTTCCCAAACGCCTAAGACTTCTCCAGTTATAAAATTCCTCAACTTCATTAATATCTCAACCAAAATGAGTATGTTAGAACACGTCAATTGATTCAATCTGCGTATGCTTAAGAATTCCTTCATTCAAAAGAACCGTAATTGGTGTATGCTCTTGTGAATTAATGCATTATCATAGAAAATAATGAACTCTTGTTTAACTTAGCTTAAACAAGTTCTGTAAACGAAGGGGGTAAAAAGTTAGCATCTTTACCTTGATAGATGCATCACAATCGTCAGCTAATTGGGTTAATTTTGATAACAACATCTGATGTGCTTCAATCTCTCTGCTGCTGTTTATTAAAGGACGTCGAGCCAATCGACCATCATGTTCTGCAGCTTCCTTGGCCAGGTCACTAAGTTCTGAATATTAACTTAAGAAACAATCAATAAACTATTTGCAGATGAGTCATCAGGTTAAATGAGCTCAGAAGCATATTAAGCAATGCATGCGAGTAAGTTAACATGAAGAGAAATACACCTTGAGGAGAGGCGCAACATAGAACACGAGCAAAAGCACGAAGTGACTGAGGAATTCCTTTCCCTTTTCCACTACCAGACCTAACTTCCCTATGTCATCGTACGATTATTGTAATCAGTAAAAGATTTTCATCGCAAGATATCAAGTCATCACGCAGATAAATGCATTAATTAAACAAGACTGGAAATGGAACAAAAGAAACAGAATATTTGACTTCACAGAGTACCACTAGATACGGGGGATAAAGGCCATCATGTAGGCAAAGGAACAAAAATAGGggaaaaaaggaaataaaagagATATAGTGCATCACTACCAACTTGATAGTGAAAGAATCCATTGAAGAGTCGAAACCATTGACATCATTACTGATTGGTCTGTGatgtctcttcaaaagttcccacTTCATTTCACGAAGGACGTCATGGTGAGGTATATTGACCTGGATCTCGACCTGAAAATAGACCAAAGGCATCCATAACATTTACAGATTACATATAACAAAACCATCATCTGGAAAGAAATGATGTAGAACGTGTATTCAGTATCTTACTAATTAACACTGGATGACAGATAATTAAGTGGCTTGAGTCTTCAAGCAAACTTACTGAACAAAGAGattataaatactcaactaATTGCAATTACTATGCTCCCATGAAAGACATCCAACTTATCAAAGAGGTTTTTAAGCAAGTGCTAGATCAAAAGTAGTCTTGTTCATGGAGTCAAAGGGAAAATAGTTTTGTTACCAAAAACAAACTTCTAGTCAAAGTGTTAAATCAAACTAAGAAGTGTGAATTAAGCAACGGAAACGTTCTCCCAACATAACAAAGCAATCATTGTGACTATAGTGAACAGAAATCCAAGACTGACCTGGTCGTGGATGTTGGATGAAAGTGTAAACCCATAGTCAAGAAGCAGGgtagcatttgaaaattttccgtATCTTATCAGTACCTATACAAATATACAAATCGCAGTTCAGAGTTACAACTTTAAACAACCACTTCTGCAATATAACCATAGTCACGAACTGCTCCAGAGGATGCTTCCATGTACCATCCATTCATACTAATAATAGGAAACCCCAAACTTCCAGTAATTTCTAAATATTAATTCCACAGCATATCTCAAGCAATATTGTGCTTTTTACTCTAACATAGACCCTGTGTTCATGTATTGTGATCCGTTATCTGTTAACACACAATGACCACTGAGGAATAAAAAGTTTTACTAATTCTTTGTCATGAAAATTTCAAACCCAACGAGAGACATCTAAAACGAAAATGAGTGAAAATGTTAATGAGTCgtctacaaaaacaaaaattgatcaaatgtttcaaaacaaaaatgaaattccAAAGGGTGCCTGTAATTTTAAATAGGGGAAAAAAGCCATCTTAATTAAGTAGCATCTAACCTGTTCACCAGGAGCATAATTGCGGTCAGCAATGACCTGCCCAGATAAAGAACAGGCATGGAAAATCAAGAACATTGTTCACACATATCCCTGATATGTATAAATTTTAAAGGGAGCTAAAAACTGCAAATACAAGTAGCATAGCATCCCAATAATTGAACTAATATAAAgcaataaaaacataaaaaagactcaatttcCATAAGAGTGCGGAATGAAGGGGAGAATATAAAATTCTTGTACTCCTATAACCAAATCAAGATGTGAGATAGAGAATCAAaacgcagagagagagagagagagagagagagagagagagagagagagagtacctctGAGAAATGTTTGTCGTTGTCACTCAACACTAATGATTCTGAAGTGCCGTCATGATTCAAAAAATCAGCAAATGGGATctataaaataaattgaaaatccaaaaattcaTAAGTAAAAAGGAAATAATTGAACTTCCATCATAAAGCTCATAACACTATTTACAACAGAATCTTTATAAACGTGTTACCAGGGAATAACCCTTCATGCTTCCCCATGCTCGAGAAGTAACTGCGAAATCCACTGCGAACCAGTGAGAATAAGTTGTATAGATCTTTAAGAGATGCAACTGCTGCAACTAATAATATCTAGAATAGTTTGTATCCAGGAATCATATAAAATCGGAATGAATAGGTATATAGGTAAATGGAGATATAACTAACTAAACTATATGAAATTGGATTCCATTGAACATCTACACCGATGCTGGCATTCATTCattttattcaaaaaattgGAATTAAGTACAATTGAAGCAAATTATTTAGACAGTTCAGGACGTGAAAATGCTTTAAAATGGAGAAGCTCACCTAAAGCATATGCGTGCATGAAATCCTTATAGGTGATACTTTTGGACATTTCAGGGAAGTTCTTGAGAGCCTGAAAATATGTCGTAGCAATAATTAGAATCTAAAAGTTAATAACTACGAAGTGATTGACAATCATCTCATATCTCAGGTAAGTATTGACTTGATTAAGTTTCAAAAGTTATTAAGTTGACGGGACCCCCACTATTCCAAATTCTGAAGAATGTGTGCCACCAACAGTTGATGGGTTACTCTGGTTGATTAATTTTGCCAGAACATTCAAGATAAAGGGACATTGAATTACATGCCACCAACAGTTTAAATCCCGAGTTGAGATGATGATATTAAACTTAAAGCATATACATGGCAGAGGTTCACGCATGAACGTCCCAAAACCATTAACCAGTGTATAAAACAATCAAGTACTTACCGTCCTAATTGCCAAAAATTCCTTTTTGATTTGAGATCTTTGATTAATTGTTTCCTGATATACAGAGCTTTGGCGAATCAGCTCCAGCTCATCGTCACTCCAAAATATCTAAGAATATACAAACAACATCCAAGTCAATAACAGCAAATTCTTGCCATTCAAAAAAATGTGTACAACCAAACAAATCAACTACATGTAAGAACCATTGCTCAGTTAAATTCTTTTCCATTCATGTTCAACACATGCTGTCTGAATTGACCGTCTAACAACATAACCTACCAAATTATCTCTAGGAATGCAAATGATAATATCGTATAACACTCACCGTGCAATGCATCTCCTCCGGGCGAGGAAGCCAGCGAATGTAAGGGGCCCACCTGGAATCCTGCATAAACAAAACCCTCAAACTCCACAGAAAAAATATTTCCACAACATAGTAATTAAACTAGAACAGCAATCTACATTGCCCATTCTCTGCTCAAACAAAACGACAGTGGCAAGCTTTGCAGCATCGCCAACTCCATCACTCAACAAATCTTTCAGTTCCGGAACGAGATCATCCGGAGCTAGTTGCTGCAATTATCCACCAAAACAAAGCCTCTTAAATCATATATTAACAATTTAAACTGTgattaataatgtgattaaagtCTTAAATAATTTGGGTTAAGATTTACCACTCTGTACGGAACCTTCAAAACGCAATCTCCAGCTGTTATGCTCTTTGAAGCAAAAAGAGAAGTTCCGTACGCCGATTTCCCAATTGAAAGTGCCGACGAAATCTCGGCGCCGGCCTTCCGCTCCAGCCACGGCAAGAAGTCGTCGGATTCGACCTGGTAGAGAACGATGAATTGTTAGCAGGAGTTTGATATGTTTCGGTTTTTCCCGTGATTGTGAAATTCTCTGTTTGGCTTTTGGGATACCTTGGGTTGGGACAAGGAGTGGAAGTTCAGCTTGATACTTGGAGTGTAGGAGAGGCTGAGATGTTGACGGCGGAGACGCCATCGGATTTTTCGCGCTCCCAGTAGCATTGCGGTGCGGGATTGGGACGTCGCCGCTTTGAGGAGAGTGTTGGCTTGGCGCTCGACTGTCGTATCCACGCGGGGAAGGTGTGGGGAATTAGTCCGCGGCTGGAATAATTTTGATTTCTGGTTTGAAAGGGACCGGAATGTGGAATTACGGTGTTTGCGTGGGGTATAAACTGATTAGCTgttgttataaacttataatGCTCCTCAACGTTTGGATAATCTTTAATATTCAATTATTGTAATGAAGTTATTGATGTTCAAATAATGGTTCAGAGAATCTAAAGACCATAAGAAGCTTAATTGTGGGAGAACGATCTCCCTTTACAGTTGGGTAGAGTCCCATGTTTTCGTCTACGGCCAATGTGGGACTCTTATAACTTTACTtttatgttgacacgtgttacGTTGTGGTTGATTTCTTAGTTGGTGAGAAACTCATGTTCTTCGGCAGGTGTGCCTCAGCACAAAcccttcagtacttagaagttgatcggtacttagaagtttgtAGTGTGatgaagtatggtacaaatagtgttCCCCAAGTTCCTGAGAGAGAAAAAACATTCTCGGTTAGAGACTTGCAAAATCTAACTAAACTTTGTAGTGTAATAACTAAACTTTTGAGTACCGAACTAACTCTTCCCTAATATGAATTGGCGTGATTCAGCAAGAAGAGGTGAATCGTCAATAACATATTTCAACCGCATTGCATGTTCCTGACCATCTTGTTCCACTGCTTCGACAAGACCATTAACAATGAATGATAAAATTACCATATGATCAAATGCAATACAAAGATCAAATACGAAATTATCTTCAAAACATTATCTACTCAAAGAAGGAAATGAAACAACAAACAAATTGCACCGTAACTACATTAGTTCATCATCTTTAAATAACGTCATAGTTAGATCCACAAAATCGTCTATCTCCCATACTCCTACAGTCATATGGTTTCAGATTTGGGTGATTTTTTATCAAAATGATCTTTGAGACAAGACCTAAAAGATAGACGGTACATATTGTTAAAATATATTACAAAGTGGGTCTCATAAAAACTTGTGTGAGTTGTGTAAAAAAAGTGGTATGCACTTCCTTTCGTTTTGGGGAGGATAGGGTGGAGAAGTTTGCTATTTGGTGGATTGGAAGAGTTTGCTAATACTACTCTTTTGTCAGTAAATTTATCTGTTCTGTTGCTTGCTTTTGAACGAAATTAGCAAACAAATACTATGTACATAAGTTTAGGATGGTGATTCTTTCTGATAAACCTACATTTCCTCCAGGACAGCACACCACTCCATGTCAGCAATCCATGCAGTTCGAACTACCTGAGCCATGTCCTGCTAAGCCGTGTGCTGCTGACTTGAAATGATTATTCTAAATGGAAGCCATGAAACCTTGTCGAAGATGCTGATGAAGATGGACAGAAGAATATTGTATAAAGCTGATGAAGATGGACAGAAGAATATTGTAATAAACTCACACAGCTAGACAAACACTTTCTGGTAGTTGTTTATTGCATGCGTGTATGTAAATCTTGTATAAAGAACATGCTGCTGTTGAAGAGCAGTGAGGATTGAATTCAATTGAGTTGAGTTTATGAAATCAGTCTCTATAAACATAGTTTAAACCATATCATGGTATCAAAGAGCTGAAAGTCTCACGAcacaaccatttttttttcccatgGCTTCTCAATCTACTTCTCTGTCCATCCCATATGCCTCATATCTTCTCACCATCAAACTTGATCGTACCAACTACCCCGTTTGGCAAGCTCAAATGCTTCCACTTCTTCGTAGCCGAAACCTTGTTTCCTTTATCGATGGAACCAGTCCATGTCCTTCTGTATTCTTGAAAGATGCGGATGGTAACCTCACTGACACAGTCAATCCTGCGTTTGACATCTGGGTTCAACAAGATGCCACAGTCCTGTCGTGAATTAACTCCTCCGTTCACCCCACTATTCTTGCTGCCTTAATTGGGAAAACTAGCTCCCATTCTGCCTGGACGACCTTACGTGACCGCTATGCTTCGCAGTCCACCGGTCGTCTCCTTCAGCTTCGAAGTGAGCTGATGAATACTCATCGAGGTGACTCTTTTATTTCTGACTTCTTGGATAAGATTAATTGTCTTGCCGATACTCTCTCTCTGGTGCTCCCGTTTCAGATTCGGACATCATTGCCATCATTCTTAATAATGTTGGTCCTGCTTATGAAAGCACGGTTGCCTCAGCCCAAGCCCGTGACGAGGCGATTACCTACAGTGCTTTGGAAGCACTCCTTCTTGGTGCTGAACGCCGCCAGAAAATGCATTCTGCTTTCACTGCAGATACCGGCCCTACTGCATTTGCAGCCACCCGTAATGGTGGTCGTCCATCTCCTCCCTTTAGAGGCCGTGGCTCCTCCTCCGGGTTTCGAGGTCGTGGCAATGGCGGTCGTAGCTCATTTTCCCGTCACGGATCATCCCATGGCTCTCCATCTCGCCAACCTGATGGCCTTCTTGGTTCTGCTCCCTCTCAGACCTCATTTCCTAATGGCAGACTTCAATGCCAAATTTGTACTCGCTATGGCCATTCCGCAATTGACTGCTACAACCGTCTTAACATGTCCTATGAAGGGCGCGTTCCAGCACCAAAGCTTCAGGCTTATGCTGCCAGTGCTCCCACCATCCAGAATTGGCTTTTCGATTCTGGAGCCAATGCCCACATAACCAATGATCCTGCTCAGGTGACGAATGCTCGACCATATCATGGTACTGATCAAGTGAATGGTGTCGTTGGAGGAACAGGTTTGAAAATCTCTCATGTTGGTAACACTTGCATTCGTACACCCCAAGCCCTTTTTCATCTCCCAAACACATTACTTTGCCCTAATGCATCCACTAATATCATTTCCATTCATCGCTTCACCACTGATAATAATTGTTCTCTAACTTTATTCCCACACGCCTATCGTGTTCAGGACCTTCACACGAGGAAGATGCTTTTCCACGGCCGGAGTAACAATGGGTTCTACCCCTTCTCAACAGTTTCATCATGCACTAAAGGAGTCTCTGTATTCATAGGTGCTAGGGTGTCCAATTCCATTTGGCACTCTAGATTAGGTCATCCATCTTCTCATGTTTTGAAAAGTTTAATTTCTAGCAATAAGTTGCCTATCAATGGCGTTGTAACAAGAGCATTTTGTCAGTCCTGCCCTCTGGGCAAAAGTCACAAGTTACCTTTTAGTTTATCTACTTCAAAATCGTCATTTCCTTTGCAATTGGTCCATTCAGATGTATGGACTTCTCCTACTGTTTCAATTAATGGATTTAAATACTATGTGGTTTTTATCGATGATTTCTCTCGATATTCTTGGTTGTAtccattaaaattcaaatatgatgTCTTTTCTACATTTGTTGCTTTCAAGAAATTagttgaaaatatgtttaataccaccattaaattttttcaaactgACGGGGGAGGTGAGTATCTTAGTCACAATTTCAAAGCTTTCTTGACTCATCATGGTATTCATCATCGCTTATCTTGCCCACATCATCCCGAACAAAATGGAATTTCAGAGCGTAAACATCGCCATCTTGTTGAAACTGGCCTCACTCTTCTTGCCCATTCCTCATTGCCCACATCATTTTGGGATGATGCCTTTCATACCGCCAATTATTTGATAAATCGTTTACCCACTAAGGTTTTACATAATGACTCTCCCTTTCAAAAACTCTTTCACAAATCTCCTCAATATGATTTCCTAAAGGTTTTTGGGTGTGCATGTTTTCCATATTTTCGACCATATAATAGTAATAAACTTCAGTTTCGTTCCAAACGTTGTGTTTTTCTTGGCTACTATTTAAATCACCAAGGTTATAGATGTCTTGACATGTCTACAGGAAAATTTTTTGTGTCTCGTCATGTTGTATTTGATGAAACTTGTTTCCCATATAAAGAATCCATTACTCCCGTGTCTCCATCACCAACCATTTCCaccgacactatgacactagaCATAGGTCCATCCCTCCCATACCGCCCACAGTCACCTCCCATCCCTCCTAACCCTACTCCACCACCTTTACCCTCAACCGTCACTCCCACGCCTACCCCTCCCTTAATATTACCTATCCCTACTCCTCCTATATCCACTCCTCTAGGACCCACGAATGCAAGTCACATTCCTTCTACATCCTCTTCTTCTCAGAGGATCCTTCCACCTACTCATTCTATGACCACACATGCCAAGGATGGGATTCACAAACCTAATCCCAAATATGCATTTACTTCTACTGTCACTAATCCTGTGCTTGAGCCTACTTGTTTTACCCAGGCTAACAAATCTCCAGAATGGCGCCAGGCAATGGCAGAAGAGTTTAATGCCCTCCTACGCACTGGAACATGGTCATTGGTTCCCTTTGTTCCCTCCATGAATGTGCTTCCCAATAAATGGGTATATCGGATCAAACGACATTCTGATGGTTCAATACAGCGGTATAAGGCTCGATTAGTCGCCAATGGCTACCACCAACAAGATGGTATTGATTATGACGAGACGTTCAGTCCAGTAGTTACTCATGCAACCATTCGCCTCGTCCTCTCAGTTGCTCTTCACTTCAACTGGCCTATCAGACAACTTGATGTTCAGAATGCTTTCTTACATGGTTCTTTAGCAGAGGTTGTTTATATGCGGCAGCCTGTAG
This genomic window contains:
- the LOC126599678 gene encoding ribosomal lysine N-methyltransferase 4-like isoform X4, which encodes MLLGARKIRWRLRRQHLSLSYTPSIKLNFHSLSQPKVESDDFLPWLERKAGAEISSALSIGKSAYGTSLFASKSITAGDCVLKVPYRVQLAPDDLVPELKDLLSDGVGDAAKLATVVLFEQRMGNDSRWAPYIRWLPRPEEMHCTIFWSDDELELIRQSSVYQETINQRSQIKKEFLAIRTALKNFPEMSKSITYKDFMHAYALVTSRAWGSMKGYSLIPFADFLNHDGTSESLVLSDNDKHFSEVLIRYGKFSNATLLLDYGFTLSSNIHDQVEIQVNIPHHDVLREMKWELLKRHHRPISNDVNGFDSSMDSFTIKEVRSGSGKGKGIPQSLRAFARVLCCASPQELSDLAKEAAEHDGRLARRPLINSSREIEAHQMLLSKLTQLADDCDASIKSLGPISSPVTCERLSIRRQMAQDLLNGELRILKSASAWLRNYCDTLTTTDCYR
- the LOC126599678 gene encoding ribosomal lysine N-methyltransferase 4-like isoform X1, with protein sequence MLLGARKIRWRLRRQHLSLSYTPSIKLNFHSLSQPKVESDDFLPWLERKAGAEISSALSIGKSAYGTSLFASKSITAGDCVLKVPYRVQLAPDDLVPELKDLLSDGVGDAAKLATVVLFEQRMGNDSRWAPYIRWLPRPEEMHCTIFWSDDELELIRQSSVYQETINQRSQIKKEFLAIRTALKNFPEMSKSITYKDFMHAYALVDFAVTSRAWGSMKGYSLIPFADFLNHDGTSESLVLSDNDKHFSEVIADRNYAPGEQVLIRYGKFSNATLLLDYGFTLSSNIHDQVEIQVNIPHHDVLREMKWELLKRHHRPISNDVNGFDSSMDSFTIKEVRSGSGKGKGIPQSLRAFARVLCCASPQELSDLAKEAAEHDGRLARRPLINSSREIEAHQMLLSKLTQLADDCDASIKSLGPISSPVTCERLSIRRQMAQDLLNGELRILKSASAWLRNYCDTLTTTDCYR
- the LOC126599678 gene encoding ribosomal lysine N-methyltransferase 4-like isoform X2 gives rise to the protein MLLGARKIRWRLRRQHLSLSYTPSIKLNFHSLSQPKVESDDFLPWLERKAGAEISSALSIGKSAYGTSLFASKSITAGDCVLKVPYRVQLAPDDLVPELKDLLSDGVGDAAKLATVVLFEQRMGNDSRWAPYIRWLPRPEEMHCTIFWSDDELELIRQSSVYQETINQRSQIKKEFLAIRTALKNFPEMSKSITYKDFMHAYALVTSRAWGSMKGYSLIPFADFLNHDGTSESLVLSDNDKHFSEVIADRNYAPGEQVLIRYGKFSNATLLLDYGFTLSSNIHDQVEIQVNIPHHDVLREMKWELLKRHHRPISNDVNGFDSSMDSFTIKEVRSGSGKGKGIPQSLRAFARVLCCASPQELSDLAKEAAEHDGRLARRPLINSSREIEAHQMLLSKLTQLADDCDASIKSLGPISSPVTCERLSIRRQMAQDLLNGELRILKSASAWLRNYCDTLTTTDCYR
- the LOC126599678 gene encoding uncharacterized protein LOC126599678 isoform X8, which produces MHCTIFWSDDELELIRQSSVYQETINQRSQIKKEFLAIRTALKNFPEMSKSITYKDFMHAYALVDFAVTSRAWGSMKGYSLIPFADFLNHDGTSESLVLSDNDKHFSEVIADRNYAPGEQVLIRYGKFSNATLLLDYGFTLSSNIHDQVEIQVNIPHHDVLREMKWELLKRHHRPISNDVNGFDSSMDSFTIKEVRSGSGKGKGIPQSLRAFARVLCCASPQELSDLAKEAAEHDGRLARRPLINSSREIEAHQMLLSKLTQLADDCDASIKSLGPISSPVTCERLSIRRQMAQDLLNGELRILKSASAWLRNYCDTLTTTDCYR
- the LOC126599678 gene encoding uncharacterized protein LOC126599678 isoform X9, whose product is MGNDSRWAPYIRWLPRPEEMHCTIFWSDDELELIRQSSVYQETINQRSQIKKEFLAIRTALKNFPEMSKSITYKDFMHAYALVDFAVTSRAWGSMKGYSLIPFADFLNHDGTSESLVLSDNDKHFSEVIADRNYAPGEQVLIRYGKFSNATLLLDYGFTLSSNIHDQVEIQVNIPHHDVLREMKWELLKRHHRPISNDVNGFDSSMDSFTIKEVRSGSGKGKGIPQSLRAFARVLCCASPQELSDLAKEAAEHDGRLARRPLINSSREIEAHQMLLSKLTQLADDCDASIKSLGPISSPVTCERLSIRRQMAQDLLNGELRILKSASAWLRNYCDTLTTTDCYR